GGTCAACGCCAACAATGCCTTGATCGCAGCGGCGCCTAAAGCGGTCAACATAGCAATCGCAAAGGTTCAGACTGATTTCACTGTCGCGGAAGGGAGCACAGGCCTTGAACTTGTACACGCCAATGAGGCCGCCGGTACCTTTATTGATAGCGCGACAACACTCTACCAGAGCCTGACCAATCCAAAGGCTACTATCGCTCAGATAAGCGCCATCACCGACGCATTCGACACGTTCCTGGGTGTCGATGGCGCCGCCGACTTCAGCAAAATGAAAGTACTTGCCGCGACTGACTATGCCAAAAAGGTTGCGCAAGGCGCCGAGGAGGCCGCCGCTACTGCGATCACCGGCACCGCAGGCGACGCTTATAAAACAGCCTTCGCTGACAAAATTGACCTCGACACAAATCTGGCAAACGCACTGGCTGCTGATGCGCTGGTTACGCAGGCGCAATTACTTGATGGCACTCACTTGTCGCTGGAGGCCGCGACTGAGGTCACGCTGCCTTCCTTCGTTAAAGACCTGGCCGATAAGAGCACCAACACTACAGACCTATACTACTCTGCGGCCGAAGCTGGCGTCGAAAGGAGCACGTATTACATCGCCAATTTCAACAAGGATGACGCAATATACGTGGGAGAAGGTTATACACTGAATACGAACAATGCTGTTGACGGTACAGGACACTTCACTGGCAGCGACGCCAATTCGCTGGAAGTATTTTTTACGCAGGTTAGCTACGACTCAAAGGTCGTTACGGTCGTGATGGAAAAAAACGCAGTAGGTAATGCAGTGGGTGGCGCCACTAGCAATACTATTGAAATCGAGCTTTCAGGTATCGAGTCGTTGACCGACGTAAGCTTCTCCAATGGCGTTATATTTAGCAGCCCTGTTTTTGCTTGATAGCATGCTGGATGAATGAGCTTAACTAAACCCTGCAAGCTCGCTCGTGCAGGGTTTAGGTGCGTCTGGAAATCGAAAACCGATTCTATCGGAGGCAAAATAAATCGGGCCTACAATTGCTCGATAGATTATCGATCAAATTGGTGCAGCCAGGATTGTCAACGCTTTTCCGTCATTGAGTGTCATGCCAGTGAGGTTCCATCCCCCCACTCTGCCGGTCTCAAAATCAAGTTTCAATGACATCTTAGAGTCATTGAATATTATGTCAGGAAGGGTACAGATCATAGCCTCATTATCCCCGCGAATTTTGCGGAGCTGCCCCATATATACTGCCGTGTAAATATGTTTGGCCATCGTGATGTAGGATTCTAGGCTTTGCTGCAACCAAACCAAACCAAACCAACGATTTCGCGTTAATCCATTGCTCTGGCATCTGAAGCATGCCGCAATCAGGGGTATCAATGCTCATTGTGAAACCTTCCAATATAAAGAGTCATAGGTGGTATCAGACCCTACTTTGGTTCCATCATTGACGGTTTTTCAGCAGCAACCTCCGGGGCAATGCCCCTTCACTGGTTTTCACGTTAGAACAGGAACGGCGATTGAACCCTTAATGTTCGGCTACTGCTAGGTGCTGGGTTGACAGCTCTCGATCTTCGGAGCAGCAAGCGCTGGCCAGGGCTGCCTGCACTCCGCCTCCGATGCAAACCAGCATGCGACGATCAACATCCTCATCAATAGTTATCACGCTTCGATGATGCGCGGGCTTCGTTTATGAGCTGTCCGATAACATGCTTGGTCAACTATCTGGTCACTCGATCACGAATAGTTACCTGCCCCACACTAGCCTTTTTTCGTCTGCGAACCGCACAAAAGCAAGCGCCCCGAACAAGTCGGCGCGCTTGCTTGGTGCGACCTTCAGTGCATTTTCACACCGCCTGGGTTGAAAAGGATATGTACAGACTCTGGCCTAGGAGAAAGTCGGCTTTGACCAGTTTGAACTGGTTGGGTGGTTCGATAGCCGTCATCTTGGCGCCCAGTTGCGATCATTCGGACCTCCCGCCATTCAACGAAGATCGCCTGGCACCATCGAAGCGAGATAACCACTGATTATCCCGGTGATCGCCATGGCCTTGTTCTTGTCCTGGTACAGGCCGAGGGCAGAATCAAGCAACTCCTGCTGCTGCTTCAAGGTGAGGGCAGCCCACCCGGCGGCCAGCCGAACGATAGAGGTGGCCCCACACCACCCTCTATCGTCTTGCTGTCCTTTGGACAGATTGCGGGCCGCGTCGACGAGCACCTGCTTCTGCAACGGCTCGAGAGCTTTCAGCCCACCACCAAGTGAGGCGAGCGCTTCTGCTTTGTCCGAACCGCATTCCAAATCGACGGCTAATTTGACGAGCGCCTTCTGCAGGGTTGGATTGAGCGTCCCCAGTCCGGCGCTCATTGCGATAATCGGCTCAGTTATAACCCTTGGCGAGTCTGGGAACCTGTCGCCAATTACCGTCAACAGCCGCTCCTGCTGCCGGCTCTCCAGTGTTGCCAGCCAGGGGCCCAGCTGCATGAGTTTATTATGTTGTACCCACTCTAGGGGCTCCTCGACGGCTGCCGTGACCAGCGCCTCCCGCTGCTCGCTGCTTAGTACGATCAGGCCGGGGGCACCCACTCCGGCGATCACGAACAATTCATTGGGCAGTTGTTTGACGGCTTCAACTACCTTTTGTTGCTGCTCCCAATCCAGAGCTGCCAGCCGTGGGCTTAACCCGGCGATTGCGTTGGCCTTGGACCAGCCGCTGGAAATGCCGGTGACTGCCTTAACCAGCGCCTCCTGCTGCTCGCTCTCAAGTGCGGCCAGCCCGGCGCCGTGCCCGGCGATCGCGTCGGCTTTGTCTTTGTCTTTGTCTTTGTCTTTGTCTTTGTCTTTGTCTTTGTCCTTAAGTGGTCAGAAAACGGTTCGAGTTCCAAACTCAAACATGGTCAACTAATTCTATTAGTTCTGGAACAAAAGCCTGGCCGCAGTCAACCATCAGGGTTGATCGCCTCGCCTTGCGTGCACGTATCCTGTTTCTACTGGCGGATGGATTGACGCCCAAGGTCATCAGCGAACAGTTGCAGAACGCTATCTGGAGGCGGGCGTCGAGGGCTTGAGCGACCTGCCACGTAGTGGTCAGCCGCTCAAAATCGGGGCTGAAAAAGTCAGCGAGATCCTCACACTGACTACCCGACGAGTACCCAAGGAGGCGACTCACTGGAGTGTTCGCCTGATGGCCAAGTATGTGCGGGTCACCACCTGGCAGGTGCGTCAGGTCTGGGCTGCTTCCGACCTCAAACCCCATCGTCTGAAGACCTTTAAAATCAGCAACGATCCCCATTTCGCCGATAACGTGGTCGACGTGGTCGGGCTTTATCTGAATCCACCAGACAACGCCCTGGTGCTGTCTGTGGACGAGAAAACTCAGATTCAGGCCTTGGATCGCACCCAGCCAATGTTGCCTCTGCGCCCCGGACAGATCGAGCGTCGGACGCATGATTACAAGCGCCACGGAACAGCCAGTCTGTACGCGGCATTCGACAT
This genomic stretch from Pseudomonas wuhanensis harbors:
- a CDS encoding DUF4214 domain-containing protein, translating into MATTSAQVQQLYVVSLGHAADKAGLDYWMSELNAESPTLTLENLGTKFINERPEYSDNYGGLSRSDTIITLYNNLFNRSPDTTDLDYWASGAGTAVPTDQLLTTFVNGATTADAQVIANKVVVAQAYTIAAGSNYTLADSTTVLDGVDGTTVSVDDALDKLENGSLSGIAIPAGVAALKAQANAELALVAFEASAVTELSALNKEAFALNDKLETPAELETLGIPSEDGVLAYEDVDQSITNATLLRDAVSGSTTEELQAGASTGLLELAADRKAYTIEAGTVGHVGLVIDYENAVNANNALIAAAPKAVNIAIAKVQTDFTVAEGSTGLELVHANEAAGTFIDSATTLYQSLTNPKATIAQISAITDAFDTFLGVDGAADFSKMKVLAATDYAKKVAQGAEEAAATAITGTAGDAYKTAFADKIDLDTNLANALAADALVTQAQLLDGTHLSLEAATEVTLPSFVKDLADKSTNTTDLYYSAAEAGVERSTYYIANFNKDDAIYVGEGYTLNTNNAVDGTGHFTGSDANSLEVFFTQVSYDSKVVTVVMEKNAVGNAVGGATSNTIEIELSGIESLTDVSFSNGVIFSSPVFA